The following proteins are encoded in a genomic region of Alnus glutinosa chromosome 8, dhAlnGlut1.1, whole genome shotgun sequence:
- the LOC133876367 gene encoding zinc finger protein ZAT4-like isoform X1, with protein MEEGRGLKHVCKFCSKRFPCGRSLGGHMRSHLTINSTETEEKLSRIKVSSFNNGRNQTNAEMGLEAGIYTGYGLRENPKKTRRLADSSEENSLYEKLCKECGKKFLSWKALFGHMKCHSEKEKGCNSLEDQDSWISANQKLVMDSQSDNETENPSRRRRSERRTRYMATATSSSFSLANGNSSSVSEIEQEQEEVAMCLMMLSRDVGHWGGLNSSAESSDNNSVYLEALESFQTNRISKIDGKTSVCNGGSETVKLKKLSDKNSDDLKGRRSEFCAPGNSRSRSRRNKTEASTDGFFKNDHFGLEDSEVELGKNFSKETALSQAQLASVKCNSSKRKLGDSYDPELRSDQSLKTLTTNSMDSEICKNSSKRSKFECTTCNRTFHSYQALGGHRASHKKIKGCFASKIESSENSIETDQHSPDPTADSKLIKLSNNENPIPQEIPAGYGEKRQKTIGSKKSNKGHECPICLKVFPSGQALGGHKRSHLVGGSEARNNPTTVIQKEAPETRDFLDLNLPAPVEEESSNNGRAGFTPWWVGSTHKRDALVGLISN; from the coding sequence ATGGAAGAAGGTCGAGGATTAAAGCACGTATGCAAGTTCTGCAGCAAGCGCTTCCCCTGCGGTAGATCATTGGGCGGTCACATGAGGTCTCATTTGACCATTAATTCGACAGAAACAGAAGAAAAACTGAGCAGAATAAAAGTCTCCTCTTTCAACAATGGTAGAAACCAGACTAATGCTGAGATGGGTTTGGAAGCTGGGATTTACACTGGTTATGGCCTTAGAGAGAACCCCAAGAAGACTAGGAGGCTTGCAGATTCGAGCGAAGAGAATTCACTCTATGAAAAGTTATGCAAAGAATGTGGTAAGAAGTTTCTGTCCTGGAAAGCTCTGTTTGGTCACATGAAGTGTCActcagagaaagaaaaaggttgTAATAGCTTGGAGGATCAAGACTCGTGGATCAGTGCTAACCAGAAGCTGGTCATGGACAGCCAATCTGACAATGAAACGGAAAATCCAAGCCGAAGAAGGAGATCGGAAAGAAGAACAAGGTACATGGCCACTGcaacctcttcttctttctctttagCCAATGGTAATTCCTCCTCTGTTTCTGAGATTGAGCAAGAACAAGAAGAGGTTGCCATGTGCTTGATGATGCTTTCTAGGGATGTGGGTCATTGGGGTGGTTTGAATTCTTCTGCTGAGTCTTCTGATAATAATTCTGTTTacttagaagctctagaatctTTTCAAACTAACCGGATTTCTAAAATCGATGGCAAGACTTCTGTCTGTAATGGTGGTAGTGAGACTGTGAAATTGAAGAAACTTAGTGATAAGAATTCTGATGATCTCAAAGGGAGAAGGTCAGAATTCTGTGCTCCTGGCAATTCAAGAAGTCGCTCAAGAAGGAACAAAACTGAAGCTTCCACTGACGGGTTTTTCAAGAATGATCATTTTGGATTGGAGGATTCCGAAGTTGAATTGGGGAAGAATTTCTCCAAGGAAACTGCATTAAGTCAAGCTCAATTGGCTTCAGTCAAGTGTAACTCAAGCAAGAGAAAGTTGGGTGATTCCTATGATCCTGAATTGAGGTCAGATCAGTCCTTGAAAACTTTGACTACCAATTCTATGGATTCTGAAATCTGCAAGAATTCCAGTAAGAGGAGTAAATTTGAGTGTACTACTTGCAACAGAACCTTCCACTCATACCAAGCTCTTGGAGGGCACAGAGCTAGCCATAAAAAGATCAAAGGTtgctttgcttcaaaaattgagAGCAGTGAAAATAGCATAGAAACTGATCAACACTCTCCTGACCCTACAGCAGATAGTAAGCTCATCAAGCTCAGCAACAATGAGAATCCCATTCCCCAAGAAATACCAGCTGGTTATGGTGAAAAGAGACAGAAAACTATAGGGTCCAAGAAGAGTAATAAGGGGCATGAGTGCCCAATTTGCCTCAAGGTTTTTCCATCAGGCCAAGCCTTGGGAGGTCACAAAAGATCCCACTTGGTTGGTGGCTCTGAGGCTAGAAACAATCCCACCACTGTAATCCAGAAAGAGGCTCCAGAAACTCGGGACTTTCTTGATCTCAATCTTCCTGCTCCCGTTGAAGAAGAGAGCAGCAATAACGGCCGTGCCGGGTTCACGCCGTGGTGGGTAGGAAGCACCCACAAGCGCGACGCCCTAGTGGGTTTGATCTCTAACTGA
- the LOC133875341 gene encoding uncharacterized protein LOC133875341 yields the protein MLVYMDYTGRWSSQQQTQQNPNPNHIFSSIPHALMYHQAPSSLSALSSHFSHQQHTTNPNPFLYFPQPVLPSSLTINPDLHPPGTDTSSNSSSYPSTHVGVGPGFMYSEDPGAGFHGWVSNQAEPISNDAAKKDQTFANDASGIIPQQTKVVQSMRCEVCKIDCNSKEVYEAHILGKKHKRNLQVQNCPTIAMSLSSSNTITAIPSQMGSIGGQTIFGASGVAAGEELETKKRKLLDGGAVVDSVRFCTICNVACNSQDVFNKHLAGKKHASQARLIALNGIGPYIAAIRSHDSGTLKKWPKKTKNVQSAWCEVCKINCNSTDIYVKHLSGKKHQKNLEKLSKSKNDVSSPASNAPLASTNPVIGPIENPEANKGKSVVQNSGKKIAESHASEEDLETKKRKMLEVGAVAGAVRTCTICNVVCNSQTVFNSHLLGQKHAAMVKKQ from the exons ATGCTTGTTTACATGGACTACACCGGCAGATGGTCTTCTCAGCAACAAACacaacaaaaccctaaccctaaccatATATTTTCTTCAATTCCGCACGCTCTAATGTACCACCAGGCACCATCCTCCCTCTCCGCATTGTCCTCCCACTTCTCTCACCAACAGCACACCACAAATCCTAacccttttctttattttcctcaGCCAGTGCTTCCCTCTTCCCTAACCATTAACCCAGACCTTCACCCACCTGGCACCGACACCTCTTCCAATTCTAGCTCCTACCCATCAACCCATGTCGGAGTCGGACCAGGTTTTATGTATTCTGAGGACCCGGGTGCCGGTTTTCACGGATGGGTTTCTAATCAAGCTGAACCCATAAGTAATGATGCT GCTAAAAAAGATCAAACCTTTGCAAATGATGCCTCAGGGATAATTCCACAGCAAACTAAGGTTGTTCAGTCCATGAGGTGTGAGGTCTGCAAAATTGATTGTAATAGCAAAGAGGTTTATGAGGCACACATACTAGGAAAGAAACACAAAAGGAATTTGCAAGTACAAAATTGTCCTACTATTGCAATGTCATTAAGCAGCTCTAATACAATAACTGCTATACCAAGCCAGATGGGCAGTATAGGTGGACAAACAATATTTGGAGCTTCAGGTGTGGCTGCTGGTGAGGAGTTGGAGACAAAGAAACGGAAGCTTTTGGATGGCGGTGCAGTAGTTGATTCTGTCAGGTTTTGCACAATATGCAATGTTGCTTGCAATAGCCAAGATGTGTTCAATAAACATCTGGCTGGGAAAAAGCATGCTTCTCAG GCTCGCTTAATAGCTCTTAATGGGATCGGACCATATATTGCTGCAATCAGGTCTCATGATAGTGGCACTTTGAAAAAATGGCCAAAGAAAACCAAGAATGTTCAATCTGCATGGTGTGAAGTTTGCAAAATCAATTGTAACAGCACTGATATCTACGTCAAACACCTATCAGGAAAGAAACACCAGAAGAACCTGGAGAAACTGTCAAAATCAAAGAACGATGTCAGTTCCCCCGCCTCAAATGCTCCTCTGGCCTCAACAAATCCAGTAATTGGACCAATAGAAAATCCAGAGGCCAATAAGGGCAAGAGTGTTGTGCAAAATTCAGGGAAGAAGATAGCCGAGTCACATGCATCAGAAGAAGATCTGGAGACAAAGAAACGTAAGATGTTGGAAGTTGGAGCAGTAGCCGGAGCTGTTAGAACGTGCACCATATGCAATGTGGTGTGCAACAGCCAGACAGTCTTCAATTCTCATCTTCTTGGTCAGAAGCATGCTGCCATGGTGAAGAAACAGTAA
- the LOC133876367 gene encoding zinc finger protein ZAT4-like isoform X2, which translates to MRSHLTINSTETEEKLSRIKVSSFNNGRNQTNAEMGLEAGIYTGYGLRENPKKTRRLADSSEENSLYEKLCKECGKKFLSWKALFGHMKCHSEKEKGCNSLEDQDSWISANQKLVMDSQSDNETENPSRRRRSERRTRYMATATSSSFSLANGNSSSVSEIEQEQEEVAMCLMMLSRDVGHWGGLNSSAESSDNNSVYLEALESFQTNRISKIDGKTSVCNGGSETVKLKKLSDKNSDDLKGRRSEFCAPGNSRSRSRRNKTEASTDGFFKNDHFGLEDSEVELGKNFSKETALSQAQLASVKCNSSKRKLGDSYDPELRSDQSLKTLTTNSMDSEICKNSSKRSKFECTTCNRTFHSYQALGGHRASHKKIKGCFASKIESSENSIETDQHSPDPTADSKLIKLSNNENPIPQEIPAGYGEKRQKTIGSKKSNKGHECPICLKVFPSGQALGGHKRSHLVGGSEARNNPTTVIQKEAPETRDFLDLNLPAPVEEESSNNGRAGFTPWWVGSTHKRDALVGLISN; encoded by the coding sequence ATGAGGTCTCATTTGACCATTAATTCGACAGAAACAGAAGAAAAACTGAGCAGAATAAAAGTCTCCTCTTTCAACAATGGTAGAAACCAGACTAATGCTGAGATGGGTTTGGAAGCTGGGATTTACACTGGTTATGGCCTTAGAGAGAACCCCAAGAAGACTAGGAGGCTTGCAGATTCGAGCGAAGAGAATTCACTCTATGAAAAGTTATGCAAAGAATGTGGTAAGAAGTTTCTGTCCTGGAAAGCTCTGTTTGGTCACATGAAGTGTCActcagagaaagaaaaaggttgTAATAGCTTGGAGGATCAAGACTCGTGGATCAGTGCTAACCAGAAGCTGGTCATGGACAGCCAATCTGACAATGAAACGGAAAATCCAAGCCGAAGAAGGAGATCGGAAAGAAGAACAAGGTACATGGCCACTGcaacctcttcttctttctctttagCCAATGGTAATTCCTCCTCTGTTTCTGAGATTGAGCAAGAACAAGAAGAGGTTGCCATGTGCTTGATGATGCTTTCTAGGGATGTGGGTCATTGGGGTGGTTTGAATTCTTCTGCTGAGTCTTCTGATAATAATTCTGTTTacttagaagctctagaatctTTTCAAACTAACCGGATTTCTAAAATCGATGGCAAGACTTCTGTCTGTAATGGTGGTAGTGAGACTGTGAAATTGAAGAAACTTAGTGATAAGAATTCTGATGATCTCAAAGGGAGAAGGTCAGAATTCTGTGCTCCTGGCAATTCAAGAAGTCGCTCAAGAAGGAACAAAACTGAAGCTTCCACTGACGGGTTTTTCAAGAATGATCATTTTGGATTGGAGGATTCCGAAGTTGAATTGGGGAAGAATTTCTCCAAGGAAACTGCATTAAGTCAAGCTCAATTGGCTTCAGTCAAGTGTAACTCAAGCAAGAGAAAGTTGGGTGATTCCTATGATCCTGAATTGAGGTCAGATCAGTCCTTGAAAACTTTGACTACCAATTCTATGGATTCTGAAATCTGCAAGAATTCCAGTAAGAGGAGTAAATTTGAGTGTACTACTTGCAACAGAACCTTCCACTCATACCAAGCTCTTGGAGGGCACAGAGCTAGCCATAAAAAGATCAAAGGTtgctttgcttcaaaaattgagAGCAGTGAAAATAGCATAGAAACTGATCAACACTCTCCTGACCCTACAGCAGATAGTAAGCTCATCAAGCTCAGCAACAATGAGAATCCCATTCCCCAAGAAATACCAGCTGGTTATGGTGAAAAGAGACAGAAAACTATAGGGTCCAAGAAGAGTAATAAGGGGCATGAGTGCCCAATTTGCCTCAAGGTTTTTCCATCAGGCCAAGCCTTGGGAGGTCACAAAAGATCCCACTTGGTTGGTGGCTCTGAGGCTAGAAACAATCCCACCACTGTAATCCAGAAAGAGGCTCCAGAAACTCGGGACTTTCTTGATCTCAATCTTCCTGCTCCCGTTGAAGAAGAGAGCAGCAATAACGGCCGTGCCGGGTTCACGCCGTGGTGGGTAGGAAGCACCCACAAGCGCGACGCCCTAGTGGGTTTGATCTCTAACTGA